From the Hevea brasiliensis isolate MT/VB/25A 57/8 chromosome 15, ASM3005281v1, whole genome shotgun sequence genome, one window contains:
- the LOC110670299 gene encoding peptide-N4-(N-acetyl-beta-glucosaminyl)asparagine amidase A-like, protein MATSLCSLPLLLISFLLHPVPSTANSLLKSNLLTEPSSTLASKPLNETPPTVYFEVTKPINVPNVKSCAYTVLQHDFGSTYGKAPVLANYTPPSRCLSHHFSKIVLEWNATSKGRQFDRIFGIWLGGVELLRSCTAEPKATGIFWSVQKDITRYYSLLVKNETQELAVYLGNIVDSTYSGVYHVNLTIYFYPPEEKLSYNGDILNNTKDAHGSKADLVLPFSRNLPLNDGLWFEIENSTATKSKEFKIPQNVYRAVLEVYVSFHENDESWYSNYPNEYIIANNLTGSPGNGPFREVVVSLDGEIVGAIWPFTVIYTGGINPLLWRPITGIGSFNLPSYDIEITPFLGSLLDGNTHELGFSVTNALNVWYIDANLHLWLDHKSRRTEGKVLAHESKPLVFSSVSNFKDLDGTFLSTAGRSISSNGWVKSSFGKVTCCFNQHLSYSNSMEMGEDGNLQVVNQKINFNDTLSFRKLNSSICSFRSVKDFSFDLYSNFFDQGNGTSFYKSNFKLGFNEKKSKGAGFGFETSFLKNLQSGQGVMVVKNNLVLSGVGSTQQAYKYDDGKFCYFRNVSSSNYTIIADLVRNKCNKNERSRLGFGFSRRW, encoded by the coding sequence ATGGCTACCTCTCTCTGCTCTCTCCCCCTCCTCCTAATCTCCTTCCTCCTCCACCCTGTCCCCTCCACAGCCAACAGCCTACTCAAATCAAACCTCCTTACTGAACCCTCCTCCACTCTGGCTTCCAAACCCCTCAATGAGACCCCACCAACCGTTTACTTTGAAGTTACTAAACCTATCAATGTCCCCAATGTTAAATCTTGTGCTTACACTGTTCTCCAGCATGATTTTGGCTCTACCTATGGCAAAGCTCCAGTTCTTGCTAACTACACCCCTCCTTCTCGTTGCCTATCTCATCACTTCTCCAAAATTGTCCTTGAATGGAATGCAACTTCTAAAGGAAGGCAATTTGATCGCATTTTTGGGATTTGGTTAGGCGGTGTAGAGCTTCTCAGAAGCTGCACGGCAGAGCCTAAAGCAACCGGAATTTTTTGGTCTGTGCAGAAGGACATAACAAGGTACTATTCGTTGCTTGTTAAGAATGAGACTCAAGAACTTGCTGTTTATCTTGGTAATATTGTTGATAGTACCTACTCTGGTGTTTACCATGTCaatctaactatttatttttatcctCCCGAAGAGAAATTGAGCTATAATGGGGATATCTTAAATAATACGAAAGATGCGCATGGTTCTAAGGCTGATTTGGTCTTACCCTTTTCGAGAAATCTGCCATTAAACGATGGGTTGTGGTTTGAAATTGAGAATTCAACTGCTACCAAGTCCAAGGAATTTAAGATTCCTCAAAATGTGTACAGAGCTGTACTGGAGGTTTATGTTTCTTTTCATGAGAATGATGAATCTTGGTATTCAAATTATCCTAATGAGTACATTATTGCGAATAATCTTACTGGTAGCCCTGGAAATGGTCCTTTTAGGGAGGTTGTGGTTAGTCTTGATGGAGAGATTGTTGGTGCAATATGGCCTTTTACTGTAATTTATACAGGTGGGATCAATCCTCTCCTGTGGAGACCCATTACTGGCATCGGTTCATTCAATCTCCCTTCTTATGATATTGAAATAACACCATTTTTAGGGAGTTTACTGGATGGAAACACCCATgagttaggttttagtgtcaccaATGCTTTGAATGTTTGGTATATAGATGCAAATTTGCATCTTTGGTTGGACCATAAGAGCAGAAGAACCGAAGGGAAGGTTTTAGCACATGAGAGTAAGCCTCTTGTTTTTTCTTCGGTGTCCAATTTCAAGGATTTGGATGGAACATTCTTGTCAACTGCAGGCAGGTCCATATCCTCAAATGGATGGGTGAAGTCCTCCTTTGGGAAGGTCACTTGCTGTTTTAATCAACATCTCAGTTACAGCAACTCAATGGAGATGGGTGAAGATGGGAATTTGCAGGTTGTGAatcagaaaattaattttaatgacaCTCTTTCTTTCAGAAAGCTTAACTCTTCTATTTGTTCATTCAGATCAGTAAAAGACTTCAGTTTTGACTTGTACTCTAACTTCTTTGATCAAGGAAATGGCACTTCCTTCTATAAATCAAACTTTAAACTGGGATTCAATGAGAAGAAATCAAAAGGTGCTGGTTTTGGATTTGAGACCAGCTTTCTAAAAAATCTGCAGAGTGGGCAGGGTGTTATGGTTGTAAAGAACAACTTGGTACTCAGTGGAGTGGGAAGCACACAGCAGGCCTACAAATATGATGATGGTAAGTTTTGCTACTTCAGGAATGTAAGCAGCTCAAACTACACCATTATTGCCGACTTGGTGAGAAATAAATGCAATAAAAATGAACGGTCTCGCCTTGGTTTCGGGTTTAGCAGAAGGTGGTAA